The genomic DNA TCCGCGAGCCGGAGGGCACCCCGACCGGTCTGCGCGCCACCTGAGCGGCGCGCCTGTCGGCCGCAGGTGCGAGCATGGCTCGCGATGAACGCCGACGACGTCCTCCAAGGGCTCGACCCCGAGCAGCGGGCCGTGGCCGCATCCCCGCTCGGTCGCATGGTCGTGCTGGCCGGTGCCGGCACGGGCAAGACCCGCGCGATCACCCACCGCATCGCCTTCGGCGTGCACTCCGGCGCCTACCAGCCGCAACGCGTGCTCGCGGTGACGTTCACGGCGCGCGCGGCCGGTGAGATGCGTACGCGCCTGCGTGGGCTCGGCGTCCCCGCGGTCCAGGCACGCACCTTCCACGCCGCCGCCCTGCGTCAGCTGCACTACTTCTGGCCGCGGGTGATCGGCGGCCCCGCGCCCGAGGTGATGCCCCACAAGGCGCCCGCGGTCGGTGAGGCGGGCACCCGGCTGCGCCTGCAGCTCGACCGCGCCGTGATGCGCGACCTCGCCTCGGAGATCGAGTGGGCCAAGGTGTCGATGCTGACGCCCGAGACCTATCCGGCTGCCGCGCGGCGAGCCGGTCGCAGCCCGGCCGACCTCGACCTCACCGCGATGGCCCGCATGCTCGAGGTCTACGAAGAGGTCAAGACCGAGCGCGGTGTCATCGACTTCGAGGACGTCCTGCTGCTGATGGTCGGCATCATGCACGACCGCGACGACGTCGCCCGCGAGATCCGTTCGCAGTACCGGCACTTCGTGGTCGACGAATATCAGGACGTCAACGTCGTCCAGCAGCATCTGCTCGACGCGTGGGTCGGCGAGCGGCGCGACCTGTGCGTCGTCGGAGACCCCGCTCAGACGATCTACTCCTTCACCGGGGCCTCGCCCAAGCACCTGCTCGGGTTCCGCGCCCAGCACCCTGACGCCGAGCAGGTCAAGCTCGTGCGCAACTACCGCTCCACGCCCGAGATCGTCGGCCTCGCCAACCTCGTCGTCCGCGCCGGCACACAGGGCACGGTCGAGCTGCAGGCGCAGGGTGCGTCCGGCCCCGCGCCCACGCTGACGTCGTACGCCGACGACCCGGGCGAGGCGCGCGGCGTCGCCGATCAGATCGCAGCGCTCGTGCGCAAGGGGACCCCGGCCAGCGAGATCGCCGTGCTGTTCCGCACCAACGGCCAGTCCGAGGCCGTCGAGTCCGCGTTGACCGAGGTCGACGTGCCCTACCTGGTGCGCGGCGGCGAACGCTTCTTCAGCCGCCAGGAGGTCCGCAACGCCGTGCTGCTGCTGCGCGGTGCGGCGCGATCCGACGACGGCAGCGTGCCGCTCGGCAACCTCGTGCGCGACGTCATCACCGGCGCGGGCTGGTCCCCGAAGGCGCCGACGTCCGGGGGCGCCGTGCGCGAGCGCTGGGAGTCGCTCAACGCGCTCGCCGAGCTCGCCGACGACGTCGCGGCCGCCGGCGAGGGCGTACGCCTGCCCGACCTGGTCGTCGAGCTCGACCGTCGTGCCGCCGAGCAGCACGCGCCCACGGTGCAGGGCGTCACGCTGGCGTCGTTGCACTCCGCCAAGGGCCTGGAGTGGGACCACGTCTTCCTCATCGGCTGCAGCGACGGGCTCCTGCCCATCTCGATGGCCGAAGGCCCCGAGGCGGTCGAGGAGGAGAGGCGGCTGCTCTACGTCGGGCTCACCCGTGCCCGTCAGCGGCTGGTCGTCTCGTACGCTGCGGCCCGCAACCCCGGCGGGCGCGCGTCGCGTCGCCCCTCCCGCTTCCTCGACGGCGCTGCGTCGGTGCTGGGTGAGGCGGCCCGGTCGCAACCGCGCAAGAAGGCCAAGGAGCGCAAGGTCGCTGCGGCCACCCGCTGCCGCGGCTGCGGCAAGGACCTCGCCACCGCCGCCGAGCGCAAGATCGGCCGGTGCGCCGACTGCCCGCCGACCTACGACGAGGCCCAGTTCGAGGCCCTGCGGGCCTGGCGACTGGCCGTCGCCTCGATCAGCAAGGTGCCGGCGTTCGTGGTCTTCACCGACGCGACGTTGATCGCCATCGCCGAGAAGCGGCCGTCCAGCGCCGGCGAGCTGAGCCGGATCTCAGGCGTCGGCGTACGCAAGCTCCAGCGCTACGGCCCGTTCGTCCTCGATGTTCTTGGCGGTTCCGATCCGCAGCAGACCGCCGAAAGGTGTTGTGCTGCAACGGAATCCGAAGAATCTGCGTGATCCACACAAAGAATCTGAAGAAATCACGATTAATTCGGTTGTGCGCTCTCACAGGGCGGACGTAATCTGTCTGATGTTCAGGCCGCCGGCTCAGGCAGCCGGGTGGGGTCATCGATACGAACGAAGGAGGGTTGGAGACATGGACATCACCACGATGAAGAGCATGACGTGCGAGAGCACCGGCATGCCGATCACTGCTGCCTTCATGCGTCCGATCCTCGGATCCGCACGTGTCGAGGTTCAGGGGATCAGTGTGTCCGCTGTCGTCCGTGAGCGCGCCGTCGCCGGCCTGGCCGACGTCCAGGCCGAGCGCCTCTCCGGAGCCGGAGTCCCGGTCATCGCCACCGATCGCTCTGCCCACCCGTACACCAAGTCCTTTGCCGATGGTGTCGTTCGTTCCGCTTCCTGGAGTCATCCGGTCTAGTTGCTAGACCAGCCTCCTCAGGCCGCGGAACCCGATATCAGGGTCCGCGGCCTTTCTCGTGTCCGCGGGGCCATTGACAGCAGAAAGCCAGCAATGCCGACCAGCACGCCAGCCGAATGCCCGCCCGCCAACACCACCGGAGCAGCGGTGAACCCGCAGCGCCGGAGCACGACACAGCGACCCCTGGACCGGGGTCAGGAGAAGAAGGAGGTGCCACCCATGATGCTCACCGATCTGATAGCCGACACCATGGACGCCGTTGACCAGGGCACGGAGCTGCCCTGCCGGGTCAACGACCCGGAGCTGTGGTTCGCCGAGCGCCCTGACGACGTCGAGTTCGCCAAGGCCCTGTGCGGCAGCTGCCCGTTCCGCGAGGGCTGCCTGTCCGGGGCCAAGGACCGCCGCGAGCCGTGGGGTGTCTGGGGTGGCGAGCTCTTCCTCCAGGGCGTCGTGATCCCGCGCAAGCGTCCGCGCGGTCGTCCGCGCAAGCACCCGGTCGCCGCGTGATCCCATGCACGTCATGCGATCCGCCGACCTGTTCGACACGTCCCTCCACGGGAGGCCGTGTCCATCTGAGCAACTCGAAAAGCGTTCTGTCTCAAGGAGATTCACCATGTATCAGGTACTGAACGAGCAGCTGGCGCGCCAGCGAGTACACCCCCGCAACACGGGTGTACGTCGCCGGTCGCTTCAGGTGGCCCTGCACGTACGCCGCCAGGAGCGTCACCGCCTCGAGCGGTGAGGCCGCGCATCGACCGCTCGACGCCAGGCACCGCCGTAGCACGCGGTCCGATCGTCGAGTGTGACTCCGGGAGGCCGGGTGAGGTTGTCCTTCACCTCACCCGGCCTTCGCCATGTCCGGGTGAGGTCAGGGCAGCGGCGGCAAGCCGGCGCCGGGCACGCACCGGCCGACGATCTCGCGGGCGGGGACGGTGCCCTCGATCTGGCACAGCACGGCGATGCCGCCCAGCCAGGTGCGGTGGATGAGCAGGTACTGCGGGGGAAGGTTGAGGCGCAGGCCGACGGTGAACTGGCTGCTGCGGGGATCGTTGACGTAGGCGAAGATCCCGCGCAGCCACGACCGGGAGAACGCGAAGGTCGGCTCGTGCAGGGGCTCCAGGAACCGCCCGAGGTAGTCGAGCAGCTCCTCGGCGTCGATCGTGATGCGTGACTTGATGAAGCCTTCGTCGCGCAGCCCGTCGACCACGCCCTCGGCGTCACCCTCGAGCGCGAGCGAGATCAGCTCGCCGAGCGCTGGCGGCAGTCCGTCGGGCAGCCGGTTGACCGCCCCGAAGTCCAGGACCCCGAGACGCCCGTCGGGCAGGAGCCGGAAGTTGCCCGGGTGGGGGTCGGCGTGCAGCACTCCGGCGCGCTCGGGTGCGGCGACGAGGAACTCCAGGTAGCGAGCCGCAGCGAGGTCGCGCTGCGCCTGGGTGCCTGAGGCGATGACCTCCGAGAGCGGCGTCCCGTCGACCCACTCCGAGACGATGACGTGGGGCGACCAGTCGAGCACGTCGGGGAGGCAGAAGTCGGGGTCGTCGGCGTACGCCTCGGCCAGCTGTGCCTGCGAGGCCGCCTCCAGCTCGTAGTCGAGCTCTTCGGCCATCCGGCCCTTCAGCTCATCGAGGATGGGGGCGAGGTCGAGGCCCGGGATCCAGCTGGCGGTGAGGCGTACGACGCGGGTCAGCTGGTTGAGGTCGGACATCAGGGCCTTGGCCGCGCCTGGGTACTGGACCTTGACGGCGACGTCACGGCCGTCGGCCCACACCGCGCGGTGGACCTGGCCGATGGACGCTGCTGCTGCGGGCTCGTCCTCGAACGACTCGAACCGCTCGCGCCAGTCGTCGCCGAGCTCGTCGGCCAGAGTCGCGTGAACCATCGCGACGGGCATCGGTGGAGCGGCGTCCTGCAGCTTGGTGAGCGTTGCCCGGTAGGGCCCGGCGAGCTCCTCGGGCAGCGCGGACTCGAACATCGACAGCGACTGCCCGAACTTCATCGCGCCGCCCTTGAGGGTGCCGAGCACCTGGAACAGCTGCTCGGCGGTGCGGGCCTGCAGCTCGGCGGCGACGAGCTCGGCCGGTCGACCGCCGACGCGTTTGCCGAGACCGAGGGCGGCTCGGCCGGCGAACCCGATCGGCAGCGTGGCGAGCCGGGCCGACCGGACCAC from Luteipulveratus halotolerans includes the following:
- a CDS encoding ATP-dependent DNA helicase UvrD2 → MNADDVLQGLDPEQRAVAASPLGRMVVLAGAGTGKTRAITHRIAFGVHSGAYQPQRVLAVTFTARAAGEMRTRLRGLGVPAVQARTFHAAALRQLHYFWPRVIGGPAPEVMPHKAPAVGEAGTRLRLQLDRAVMRDLASEIEWAKVSMLTPETYPAAARRAGRSPADLDLTAMARMLEVYEEVKTERGVIDFEDVLLLMVGIMHDRDDVAREIRSQYRHFVVDEYQDVNVVQQHLLDAWVGERRDLCVVGDPAQTIYSFTGASPKHLLGFRAQHPDAEQVKLVRNYRSTPEIVGLANLVVRAGTQGTVELQAQGASGPAPTLTSYADDPGEARGVADQIAALVRKGTPASEIAVLFRTNGQSEAVESALTEVDVPYLVRGGERFFSRQEVRNAVLLLRGAARSDDGSVPLGNLVRDVITGAGWSPKAPTSGGAVRERWESLNALAELADDVAAAGEGVRLPDLVVELDRRAAEQHAPTVQGVTLASLHSAKGLEWDHVFLIGCSDGLLPISMAEGPEAVEEERRLLYVGLTRARQRLVVSYAAARNPGGRASRRPSRFLDGAASVLGEAARSQPRKKAKERKVAAATRCRGCGKDLATAAERKIGRCADCPPTYDEAQFEALRAWRLAVASISKVPAFVVFTDATLIAIAEKRPSSAGELSRISGVGVRKLQRYGPFVLDVLGGSDPQQTAERCCAATESEESA
- a CDS encoding WhiB family transcriptional regulator encodes the protein MMLTDLIADTMDAVDQGTELPCRVNDPELWFAERPDDVEFAKALCGSCPFREGCLSGAKDRREPWGVWGGELFLQGVVIPRKRPRGRPRKHPVAA
- a CDS encoding ABC1 kinase family protein — protein: MSEIPRKAVVRSARLATLPIGFAGRAALGLGKRVGGRPAELVAAELQARTAEQLFQVLGTLKGGAMKFGQSLSMFESALPEELAGPYRATLTKLQDAAPPMPVAMVHATLADELGDDWRERFESFEDEPAAAASIGQVHRAVWADGRDVAVKVQYPGAAKALMSDLNQLTRVVRLTASWIPGLDLAPILDELKGRMAEELDYELEAASQAQLAEAYADDPDFCLPDVLDWSPHVIVSEWVDGTPLSEVIASGTQAQRDLAAARYLEFLVAAPERAGVLHADPHPGNFRLLPDGRLGVLDFGAVNRLPDGLPPALGELISLALEGDAEGVVDGLRDEGFIKSRITIDAEELLDYLGRFLEPLHEPTFAFSRSWLRGIFAYVNDPRSSQFTVGLRLNLPPQYLLIHRTWLGGIAVLCQIEGTVPAREIVGRCVPGAGLPPLP